The Sinomonas sp. P10A9 genome includes a window with the following:
- a CDS encoding NAD-dependent epimerase/dehydratase family protein, whose translation MRLLLTGGLGFIGSAVVRAAAAEGWDVTVLDAAVLDAVVPASVPGSLPDGVTAVRGDAGDPAALERVLPGTDVVCHLAAKVGLELGIADAPAYVGANDLATAQLVAAMARHDVRGLVLASSMVVYGEGAYVHPADGRPVRPAPRRERDLAAGLFDPRDAHDGEVLLPALTTEDAPTDPRSVYALTKLAQEHLAAAWARSTGGTAIALRYHNVYGPGLPRDTPYAGVAALFASAVARGEAPLVFEDGRQRRSFVHVDDVAQATIAAIRAIAGSLVRVEGSLASVEGSLARGEGPRALLKASATPGPAIRVFNVGGPSVQTILDVAEAISAPAGIRPVVTGRYRAGDVRHITASSAAITAELGWRPRIGFADGMRSLAESLVSAGR comes from the coding sequence ATGAGGCTCCTCCTGACCGGCGGATTGGGCTTCATCGGGTCGGCGGTGGTGCGCGCCGCGGCGGCCGAGGGCTGGGACGTCACGGTGCTCGACGCCGCTGTGCTCGACGCCGTCGTGCCCGCCTCAGTGCCTGGCTCGCTGCCGGACGGCGTCACGGCGGTGCGCGGCGACGCCGGGGACCCCGCAGCGCTCGAGCGGGTCCTGCCGGGGACCGACGTTGTCTGCCACCTCGCGGCGAAGGTCGGGCTCGAGCTCGGGATCGCCGACGCCCCTGCGTACGTGGGTGCGAACGATCTCGCGACGGCGCAGCTTGTGGCCGCGATGGCCCGCCACGACGTGCGCGGCCTGGTCCTCGCGTCCTCGATGGTCGTCTACGGGGAGGGCGCCTACGTTCACCCGGCGGACGGCCGTCCGGTGCGGCCAGCGCCGCGCCGCGAACGCGACCTCGCCGCCGGTCTGTTCGACCCGCGGGACGCCCACGACGGCGAGGTCCTCCTCCCGGCTCTCACCACCGAGGACGCGCCCACCGACCCCCGCAGTGTCTACGCGCTCACCAAGCTCGCGCAGGAGCACCTCGCGGCGGCCTGGGCCCGCTCGACCGGAGGAACGGCCATCGCGCTGCGCTACCACAACGTCTACGGCCCGGGCCTTCCGCGCGACACCCCGTACGCGGGGGTCGCGGCGCTGTTCGCCTCGGCCGTGGCGCGCGGCGAGGCGCCGCTCGTCTTCGAGGACGGACGCCAGCGCCGCAGCTTCGTCCACGTGGACGACGTCGCGCAGGCCACCATCGCCGCGATCCGAGCCATTGCGGGGTCTTTGGTGCGCGTTGAGGGGTCTTTGGCGAGCGTTGAGGGGTCTTTGGCGCGCGGCGAAGGACCGCGGGCCCTCCTCAAGGCATCGGCGACGCCCGGCCCGGCGATCCGGGTGTTCAACGTCGGCGGCCCGTCGGTGCAGACGATCCTGGACGTGGCCGAGGCGATCTCGGCGCCCGCCGGTATCCGCCCGGTCGTCACCGGCCGCTACCGCGCGGGGGACGTCCGGCACATCACGGCAAGCTCCGCCGCGATCACTGCCGAGCTCGGCTGGCGTCCCCGCATCGGCTTTGCCGATGGCATGCGGTCCCTCGCCGAGTCGCTGGTTTCCGCTGGCCGCTGA
- a CDS encoding sensor histidine kinase, translated as MAASAVVGILGWLLGWSVLITAASLGLQRLARRAPFWVQLVLVVAATAGVFIAGIATALNGMAISEADLSVLWLILALAAAVAIAMSLVLGLRLSRSTSRLIADAARIGRGEVITGGPRPSDAGSAELAALAGELAHTSRSLDESRAREAAIESARRELVTWISHDLRTPLAAVRAMAEALDDGVATDAADYHRRMITETDHMASMVNDLLELSTLEAGTLVIHAEPLELYDLASDVMAELAPLAAQRGVTLGGGPSASCRVLADARTASRALKNVVLNAVMYSIEGGTVTVGLGPGAGGTGEVWVQDTCGGIGAEDLPRLFDPGWRKSASRTRGPGGAPFVGAGSTAAGMTAAGSPPSGSPFAGAGVGLSVVAGILRAHGGTVAVENRDGGCRFTLAFPLDQTAPGIRYSPHETAHDGAGRLSAEP; from the coding sequence ATGGCCGCCTCCGCGGTGGTCGGGATCCTCGGCTGGCTCCTGGGCTGGTCCGTGCTCATCACGGCCGCGAGCCTCGGCCTCCAGCGCCTCGCGCGCCGGGCGCCGTTCTGGGTGCAGCTCGTGCTCGTCGTGGCCGCGACGGCGGGGGTGTTCATCGCGGGCATCGCGACGGCGCTCAACGGCATGGCCATCTCCGAGGCCGACCTCTCGGTCCTGTGGCTCATCCTCGCGCTCGCGGCGGCGGTGGCCATCGCGATGTCCCTCGTGCTGGGGCTCCGGCTCTCCCGCTCGACCTCGCGCCTGATTGCCGACGCCGCGCGGATCGGCCGCGGCGAGGTGATCACCGGCGGGCCCCGGCCCTCCGACGCCGGCAGCGCCGAACTGGCCGCCCTCGCGGGCGAGTTGGCCCACACGAGCCGCAGCCTGGACGAGTCCCGCGCGCGCGAGGCCGCCATCGAGTCCGCGCGGCGGGAGCTCGTCACGTGGATCTCCCACGACCTCCGCACCCCGCTCGCGGCCGTGCGGGCCATGGCCGAGGCCCTCGACGACGGCGTTGCGACAGACGCCGCCGACTACCACCGCCGCATGATCACCGAGACGGACCACATGGCCTCCATGGTCAATGACCTCCTCGAGCTCTCCACCCTCGAGGCGGGCACCCTCGTGATCCACGCCGAGCCGCTCGAACTCTACGACCTCGCGAGCGACGTCATGGCCGAGCTCGCGCCCCTCGCCGCCCAGCGCGGCGTCACGCTGGGCGGCGGCCCCTCGGCGTCGTGCCGGGTCCTCGCCGATGCGCGCACCGCGAGCCGCGCGCTGAAGAACGTGGTGCTCAACGCGGTCATGTACAGCATCGAGGGCGGCACGGTCACCGTGGGCCTCGGGCCCGGCGCGGGCGGGACCGGCGAGGTGTGGGTCCAGGACACGTGCGGCGGTATCGGCGCCGAGGACCTGCCGCGGCTCTTCGACCCCGGCTGGCGAAAGTCGGCGTCGCGGACGCGAGGGCCGGGCGGGGCGCCGTTCGTCGGCGCAGGTTCGACGGCGGCGGGCATGACGGCGGCGGGCTCGCCACCGAGCGGCTCGCCTTTCGCCGGGGCAGGCGTGGGTCTGAGCGTCGTGGCCGGGATCCTGCGCGCACATGGCGGAACCGTTGCGGTGGAGAACCGCGACGGCGGCTGCCGCTTCACGCTCGCCTTCCCGCTGGACCAGACGGCTCCCGGCATTCGCTATAGCCCCCACGAGACAGCGCACGACGGCGCGGGGCGGCTTTCTGCGGAACCGTGA
- a CDS encoding MTAP family purine nucleoside phosphorylase, whose translation MESVNDHPFRARVAIIGGSGLYRLPGADRVAEIETPYGPASAPISLIGGRRPGDHGPDGPAVAFLPRHGSGHSVAPRQVNYRANLWALKSLGVEAVFATAACGSLVPELAPGSFVLPDQFIDRTWGRADTFFDGTGPGAAAGVQHLSAADPYCPGLRDVLASALADARIPYAASGTMAVINGPRFSTRAESRALAQTGAELVGMTQYPEAVLAAELGMGYAALAFVTDSDAGASAGEAVTAEAVWERLAGASLVFERVLLAAARLVPEGYAPRKLLPDEAVARLMAAAAASPDPGLLATGRPAATGGVAAGMVPTPPAASVPAAPAPAAPAPGRVAVRR comes from the coding sequence GTGGAATCCGTGAATGACCATCCTTTCCGGGCGCGCGTTGCGATCATCGGCGGCTCCGGCCTCTACAGGCTCCCCGGGGCTGACCGCGTTGCAGAGATCGAGACCCCTTATGGGCCAGCGTCGGCCCCGATCTCCCTCATCGGGGGTCGCCGGCCCGGGGACCACGGGCCGGACGGCCCAGCGGTCGCCTTTCTGCCGCGCCACGGCAGCGGCCACTCGGTCGCGCCGCGGCAGGTCAACTACCGGGCCAACCTGTGGGCGCTCAAGAGCCTTGGCGTGGAGGCCGTCTTCGCGACCGCGGCGTGCGGTTCCCTCGTGCCAGAGCTCGCCCCCGGCTCGTTCGTCCTGCCGGACCAGTTCATCGACCGCACCTGGGGCCGCGCGGACACCTTCTTCGACGGCACCGGCCCCGGCGCGGCGGCTGGCGTCCAGCATCTCTCCGCCGCGGACCCCTACTGCCCCGGTCTCCGGGACGTGCTCGCGTCCGCGCTCGCGGACGCGCGGATCCCGTATGCGGCCTCTGGCACCATGGCCGTCATCAATGGCCCCCGGTTCTCCACCCGCGCCGAGTCCCGCGCGCTGGCCCAGACGGGCGCCGAGCTCGTGGGGATGACCCAGTACCCGGAGGCGGTCCTCGCCGCCGAGCTCGGCATGGGCTACGCAGCGCTGGCCTTCGTCACCGATTCCGACGCCGGCGCCTCCGCTGGTGAGGCCGTCACCGCCGAGGCCGTCTGGGAGCGCCTAGCGGGCGCCAGCCTGGTCTTCGAGCGAGTCCTCCTCGCGGCGGCCCGCCTGGTCCCCGAGGGATACGCGCCGCGGAAGCTCTTGCCGGACGAGGCCGTCGCCCGGCTCATGGCGGCCGCGGCTGCCTCGCCGGATCCCGGTCTGCTCGCGACTGGCCGGCCAGCGGCCACCGGCGGAGTGGCAGCTGGCATGGTGCCCACGCCCCCCGCGGCGTCCGTGCCCGCCGCACCTGCGCCCGCTGCACCCGCGCCCGGCCGCGTGGCGGTGCGGCGATGA
- a CDS encoding response regulator transcription factor, which produces MSTDRPRPPAATPLGNRRILVVEDELTLADVVRGYLLQAGFQVDVAHDAFTAMHLAATRTPDLILLDRMIPGLDGAEVCRRLRAATDVPVIMLTALGTEDDRIAGLEAGADDYITKPFSPRELVLRVESVLRRSLKDFDPEPTVEGGGIRLDPGSRTATRRGEPLALTLREFDLLAFFLRHPGQAFSREDLIRSVWDWTFGDLSTVTVHVRRLREKIEDDPKNPTLLTTVWGVGYRFDGGA; this is translated from the coding sequence GTGAGCACCGACCGACCACGCCCACCCGCCGCCACGCCGCTCGGCAACCGACGCATCCTCGTCGTCGAGGACGAGCTGACGCTCGCCGACGTGGTCCGCGGGTACCTGCTGCAGGCCGGGTTCCAGGTGGACGTGGCCCACGACGCGTTCACCGCGATGCACCTCGCGGCCACCCGCACGCCGGACCTCATCCTCCTGGACCGCATGATCCCCGGCCTCGACGGCGCCGAAGTCTGCCGGCGGCTGCGCGCCGCGACGGATGTCCCGGTCATCATGCTCACGGCGCTCGGCACGGAGGACGACCGGATCGCCGGGCTCGAGGCCGGCGCCGACGACTACATCACCAAGCCGTTCTCCCCACGCGAGCTCGTGCTGCGGGTCGAGTCCGTGCTGCGGCGCAGCCTCAAGGACTTCGATCCCGAGCCGACCGTGGAGGGCGGCGGGATCCGCCTCGATCCCGGCTCGCGCACCGCGACGCGCCGGGGCGAGCCCCTCGCCCTCACGCTGCGGGAATTCGACCTGCTCGCCTTCTTCCTCCGCCACCCGGGCCAGGCGTTCAGCCGGGAGGACCTCATCCGATCGGTGTGGGACTGGACGTTCGGAGACCTCTCCACCGTGACCGTGCACGTGCGCCGGCTCCGGGAGAAGATCGAGGACGACCCGAAGAACCCCACGCTCCTAACCACCGTGTGGGGCGTCGGCTACCGCTTCGACGGCGGCGCGTGA